Sequence from the Miscanthus floridulus cultivar M001 chromosome 16, ASM1932011v1, whole genome shotgun sequence genome:
AGGAGGTAGGCTTCTGCATGTTTAGACATTTGCAGAGTAATGAGGGATCGGTTGCTATTTGCGATTGTCCCCGCCTTTGGCTCCGCACCATTATATCTACGATGCAGCCTCCTTCAATTTCGGTTTCCATCCCAACGATAGAGAAGAAGGTAAAGCCATAGAGACCCAGAACTGAAATCAAAAATAAACTGCAAGAAGAGGGGGAAGGGGCGACAGGAGAGTCATTAAATAAATCCACTTGTGGATGTaagtgatcttgatcttcatAAAAATAGGTCATTCATTAGTCCTTCCATTACATCGGTCTTTATCTCCTTTTCTAAGATTTTGTGACTTTTGTGGGTGTTACAATCTAAAGATCATGGTGTTATGTCTCGACTTATAGTAGTGCATGGTCGCAGTTATGATATTTGGTAGATGGGTGTGTTTAGATTTTTAACTCAGTTTACATGTCTTGTGAGGGAAGTCAGGGTAGGGAATGATGTCCGAAAGTGAAGAGCACGGCTCGCTCCTAGAGAAGATCATCGAGAAGATCCATGAGTACAAGCACTCATCGTCGTCCTCCTCTTCAGACTcagatgatgacaagaagcccaagaAGTCTAAGAAGAAGAAGCTCTTCGGGAGGAAACATCCACTGCATCACGTTCTCGGAGGAGGCAAAGGTACACATAAGTTAGGAAGGGAGAAATTTGTGAATTTTGTTCCCAACTGTTTTCTTTATAGAAAAAAGAAGGGAACACTATGTCTTTTGAAACATGAATTGACACAATAAACCATATATTGTTTGTGTAATTTGTcagttctttttgtttttttaactTTTGTCAATCTATAAGGTGTGCGACAACCACGGATGACAATGGCATCTAATATTCCTTTTGATTTAGGCGCCGATCTTGTGCTGTGGAGGAACAAACAGGCATCCGGGAGCATCTTGGCAGGGGTCACTGTGATCTGGCTACTATTTGAGGGCATCGGCTACCACCTCCTTACCTTCCTCTGCCACGCACTAATTGTGTTTCTCACCGTCTGGTTCGTCTGGTCCAATGCTGCATCCTTTGTCAACAGGTCATCGCTTATGTTCCTCCCAGTATTCTTAGCCTTTTAATTTGGTCCTTAATTTTAATTTGAAACCAAACAAATCCGCTACTTTGCTTTTTATTTGTTGAAGAACCCCAAAAATAGTCATATTGCCGTATGTGTTAAGCAAACATATTTTCATAGTATTTTAAATGTTAGTTATTCAAGTCATACTCTGTTTAATTTGAGCAAGGTTCTTTGTTACACCAAATGCAAAGAATTGCCTAATAATTGTTCACCTGTACATATTGCACAGAAGATTTGTGTAGTTTTTAGCTTTGATATGGTTACATCTTTGGAGATAATATGACGTCTTCAGGTTTTTTCAGGTCTCCTCCAAAGTTCCCAGAGGTCATTTTATCTGAAGTTCAATGCCTGAAGGTAGCTCATATTGCAAGGAAAGAAATCAATGAGGCTTTCTATACATTGCGCAATGTTGCTTCTGGAAAAGATTTGAAAACATATCTGATGGTAATTAGCCTGATTTCTACCACCTCTTTTTTTTCTGATTTAATTAAGATGATGCTGAGCTTTTTTATTATATCCTTCCTTTTTTGGCAGACAATTGCGGTGCTGTGGTTCATTTCCATAGTTGGAAGCTGCTTCAGCTTCTTGACTCTGTCTTACACTAGTAAATTCCTTATCTACACCACAATATATTAATGCCTTCTTAAAATCTACGCTGCATAGTACTTTATATAAATTACTTTGATTGAATAAATAATTTAAATAATGCACTAAAATATAAACGAATTTTGATTGCATTCCGGTACTTACAATCAAAATAAAGAGTTTCTTGCATATACAAAAACAAAGTGTGAAATGTGATTAAGTTTGAACTGTCAGTTTTATGATTGTGCCACTTGGTCTATGAATATCTGCATAGGTACTTTTAAGAGTAAAACAACAACATGCTAAGGCCTAAGTGCTCATAGGCTCTTCTAAATTTATTGATCACATTTTAACAACAAAATAGGAGGATAtaattttttctttattttctctTCCGATGTAGCATCCCATTTATGTGTGCTCTCTCCCTCATTTTGTTGATCAACAATTGAACTGAAAACCGTAAGAGTTAGATGGTTGTGGCATTAGATGCGAGaacttttttttcttctaaaaaaggTCTCTTAATTCTTAAATCAAGAGATAATTTTGATCATATCAAACATTGTGATACACCATACTAagttttttgatttgaaatcagtgTGAAACAATCAAACTAGAATATCTGGTTTTTCTACCTCCTCTTCATGAATCATCTGGAAAATAGGAATTGGATGAAGCGCCGACATGAACTTTTTTACTTATAGACTGCATGTTACATTCAAAAAATCATATTTTGTATATTAGGATAAAATATAGATATCCAAGCACAGTATTGTGTATACAATCATCTTTGTACTTTTATGGATCATTGTTCATTCGGCAAATGTTGAAAGTGATCGCAATTTTGCAGTTTTCCTGATGGCATACACACTTCCCATGTTGTATGAGAAGTACGAAGATCAAGTTGATGTTGTGGGTGAGAAGGCCCTTATTGAGATAAAAAAGCAGTACAAAGTGATTGATGCCAAGCTTATCTCTAAGATCCCAATGTTGTCTGAGAAGAAACAACACTGAAAGGGCGCTCCAAAAGGACTAATTCAGCACAATACCAATATATGAAAATAGATCTTTTGGCTTTGCTATGCCAACATTTAGCAATCTTTAAGATGAAACCATAGATATTATATGGATTCTTAAGGTTGGAAAAATGAGTCTTCCGAGTCCTAGAACAGTGTCAACCATCATACAAAGTAGTTGCTTCTTCCTGTCAGATAGTCCATTTGATTTTGTATGGATGTGGACATATATGCCTGACCAATTGTGattattttctattcctataTGTTACTTGGTGCATTTAATAGCTCTCCATTTGTGTAGTTATGTTTGCAGTCGAATCAACTCAGTTATGTCATATCGCTAACATTTTATAGTTGATGTTGCTAATAATTAAACTGTTTTATGCTTATTATGTGATCAATTCATACTACAGTTGTGTTCCCCATGCCTTACGTGCCCACCAAATTTAGTGAATCAAAAAAATAATACCTAGTTCTCAGAAATAGAATACAAATGATATCATATCACCGATCCTGGAGAATGAAGTTTCTTTCTTGAGATAAATTAAAAAATACAACACAATGGTCAAAGTAGGAGGACAAAAAAAGTAGGACAAAATTTTGAGATCCACATAATGATTCCTAATTCTAGTTAAGAAGGTCAGCAGTAATAAATAAGATAAAATGACAGTTCTTCTTAGATCCATAACCACCCATTTGACAGCACGAGCAATTCAAGTATTCAATATATGGGCAAACTTTTGGCCAACGATAACTTGAAGAGACACTGATCAATGTACAAGAGGCTATATGAACCTGTTCCCTGCAATTCATGATCCAATCAAACTCACAAGCTTCAAACCATTACCATTCTTTACCAAATTTCACCTAATTCTAACACCTCACCAACTTCAACCAATCTACTGATCAAACAAATGATAACTCCGATGCATATGTGCATCACAATACATTTCAAGTTGGTAATATAGTCTATCCATTGCAAAAATAAAAGTTTGCAAGAGTCTAGTGACTTTGACTGAGGGGGCATTACACACATCGACGACAACAagatctcatatatatatatatatatatatatatatatatatatatatatatatatatagagcttGGTCCAGTACTATTGATACTATGGGCCTTGTATACCCTCACTGCAAGGATAAACAACCAACTAGGACGGGGTGGGCTAAGTAGATCACTATGGAGGCCAAACCTGGAGGGGGTATCCCAACGACTTGGAAGACAAGGCATCATCTACATGTACTTAGCAGCCAATCAATCTGATCTAATTCTTTGTAACAAACTAGAAAACAAACCCGATCCGATCAAGGTCACTCGATGTAACCCTAGATGGCTAGAGagtgggtgaatagcctataaaagttCCCTTAAAAACACAAACATTGCTAGGCATAATATCAGTAAGAGAGATGATCCTACAAAGTTTACTTTAAAAAAATGTCTAATGACTAAAAAATAAGAAAACATTAAATAGTCTTGGGCCATCGAAAACATTAAATATAGTCCCCAACTGCAACAGAGGCCCGACAGTGGCCCAAAAAGAAAACCCGAATGCTTAAACAATTTGAGCCGTTGATCTACGATGTACGATCAGGATTCAGCCGGTCAAAAGTAGCTCGTATATAAGCTGTCCGAAAAAACCCTAAGCACTTGGTCTTCACTCGTTCTCCTTTCTCCCCTTCGGCCGCCGCTCCCTGCTTCTCCTTCCTCACGCCGCACACCCAAACGCAAAACTCCGCCGTCTCTCATTCCTCATGCGACAATGTTGGACGTCCCCAGCAGCAGCGGTGAGATGGCTGAGCGTGTGGCTCAGGCCAGGGTGGTGATGATGGCGGCGGAGCGCGCACGCGTAGGATACGCGCAGCTGGCGGCTGCGGCATCTAATGCGGGCGTGTCTGTCAAGCGCGCGGCCGCGACGGCCCACTGATGCGCAGTACGCGACTAAGGCAACATCGAGGTGGCGAAGGGTTGTGCGGGCGAGCGACGGCGGCCTTGATGCGTGCAGGTCATGGGCGAGCCCGCGACGGCGGTAGCCCCTTATGCCGCGCTGGTGGTGGTGGGGCATCTAACCCGGCGCCGCCGAACCCTTCTTTAGCCCAACGCTGTTGTAGTCCTCTCCGCTGGGTCCTCCACTGACCGCCGCTATTTCTCTCAGGCCGGCGGCGACGACTgggcagccgccgccgtcgccctacCCACGGTGCTGAGGTCTCTATCTCCGGgatcttcgccggcgacgagaacCCACCAGGTATGCTCACGGCCCACCCCTTCTCTTCCTTTCCCTGCTGTGCGGAACCGAGCTTCCAAACTCAAGTAATTTGTATTCGTAACTGATCTGATACGCGCGTATGCAGCTGAAGGGGTGGCAACCGGCGGCTGTTGCATTTGGTTCTGCGTTTGGATCTTTGCGAGACTACTGGGAAGCCAGCATTTGAGCGTGTGCTGCAACGAACGAAGAACAATGCAGAAGGCAGGGTAAACACATATTGCCCCCCTCGTGTGTTCAAGTTGTCCTAGACCATTTGTGGCTGCGAAGTCCTTGATAGCTTCGGTAGTAGCAGGTTTTGTAAATCAAGTGCAGAATTACCACATTAATAAAACGGTTGTTTACTTGTTTTCCTCATTTGAGAACGAAATTACACAACGATAATGGGTTCAAATAGCAGGCAGCAGCATGATCTAATTGTGATGATAGCAGTTATTCAGTGCAGCTCTTTGTTCAATAGTATTAGTTATTCGATTGTTCAGTGCAGCTCTTGGCTTCATGCTTATTATACTATTTCAATTAAGTTTGTATTGACAAGATATTATTTTTGCAGATCTGGATGGAAGTGTGAGCTCCACTTGGAGGAGAGAAGTGAGGAAAACATAATGGCAAAATGTGTGAACTGTGTTTGTAGTCTACTAAAACGTTCTACTAGCTTTGATTTTAGCTTGACCGATACTATTGTTGCTTTTAGGAGTGTTCAATGTTACCATATTTTTTATGTGAAAACTACTAGTATTAAGTAGCCCACTATTTGAACTACGAAATGTATTAGAAGAAATGTGCTATCAATAAGCTTAGCCCAAACTGAATTGGGCCCTATCATGGGCTAAGCCCAAATAACTATGGTGCAAATGTTAGCCCATGATATTTGGGCCAATTCACATTGTCAGCCCATGAGCTTAGCatccacatcatcatccatgtcACAATCCACGTAGGCATCCTTCATGATGTAGCAATTCATTCATGACGGTTATTTTTCATCACAGGAAATGGGCTTGGATTGGGCTAACTAGGCCTTAGGCTCTATCGTGACGGTTTAAAACCGTCACCAATTCTGTTAATCAGTGATGGTTTTTGGTAAACTGTCACGAAGGGTAATCTATGACGCTCAATCCATGACGATCTCTGAAACCATCACAGATGCTGTATAGTGACGATTTTTTGTGATCCGTGACGGAAATCTTTCATCATGGATTAACAGGTTTCTTGTAGTGTAGCTATCAACTAGAACACTCAAGCTACTCGAATATGCTACTCACATATCGAGCTACACAAGATAAGCAACTAGCCGAATTACTCTACTTAACTAGTCGAGATACactagcaactacacaagcataagatGCATAATGAAATAACAAGTGTAGTAATAGGCAAACCAATAGGGCAAGTGGCAACTAGCAACTctatgttggtggtccttaattcgTACTTTTAACCGCCAAATATCACATAAAATGAACTCAtatgaacaccaaacttagaattagggcttatAACTAACAAGTTCCATAAGATTTGGTGATTCATCATTTATAGGAGGACAAATGTGCTTAAAGTGCACGAGAAACACAACAATACAAACATTTGACATGAGCCCAAGAGGAGAAGGCTCATTTTCCAGGCAAATCAGGGCCCAGTAACATGGAGAAAAAAGCCCAAAACCCAAAGCAAACCTTCTCCAATTGGCGTCAAACATTGCAAGACCCATCTAGAAGCCCAAAGAGGACCTCCTACCGAAGCTGGGCTCATTTGGGCCCAGTTGGGGTTCAACTGCACCCTAGGTGCGCCCGCACCACTACTGGGGCCTCTCGGCCCATCTTTGGTGGGGTGCTAGATGCCGCCTTTGCAATGACAGTTCCGCAAGGTTGGGCTAGGTTCAACGTATCTAGGAGGTCGGTTGGAGGTTGGTTTGCTGGGAATATGCCATGGATCATTCCcttctctccacctataaaaggaggccactCCCCCCTCACTCAGCAACATTCTAAGGGAAGAGCACACCACATTTGAGCATCACTCCAAAGACTTAGGTCATAGCTAGCTAAAGTAAGtgatagggagagatgtgagggaagaTCATGGGGAAGTGTCGGACTTGTCAGTAGACTCCCCAAGCTTGTACCTCGACTAACACCTGCTATTGTACCTCAACAGGATCTTCCTCTAGTAAGTGTTCATGATTCTTATGGTTATAATACTTTTATTAGTTAAGCTTTGCTCTTATTTGCTTGCGGGTTTGTCATCCTTTCTCAttgtggatactctagtagagggccctgataaagacggataaccctacgcgacgctagagtagtagttgataatggctacctttgtttgcctcgtgccccatggttgaggggtaggcggcaggtggtgacagtccTGTCCGTCcctcgtaatcccccatgttcaggTTCAGCGTAGAGCTACAGGACGGTATCGCCTAGCAAACCAGGTGCACTCCAGTGCCCAAGTAAGCAAGTGAAAGTAGAGTTTATCTTCTCGTAGACccaaaagccataggaatccatctctacccttttCAACTTTACCCTTGTCTTGTCCTTGAACGGACTAGCTAGAAGAAGTATCTctgttccctgtggaaaatatgataccctgaatacttctgggtgaaagctacaacagtaATTCCATGAGCTTGTGGAATCTTTCTatttgcgttaagaaataccaacaagctttctggcgtcgTTGCCGGGCAATGGTTGCTATATTTTCTTCGAACCTAGTTTGTTCTCGTATCTGTACCTTTTTCTTTTTGtaaaaaacacaaaaaatatATTCACCATGAAGCCAATTCTTATCCAAAACGTATTCGCTTCAAAGAGCTAGTTCCCTAAGCCACATTCAATACGAAACCATTCATCTGGCTATGAACTCCACCCTGGCTTGATAGCCTGgttcgggcacaacccttctctAGGCTTAACAAAGAAAACCCCTGCCATCACCTGCAAGAATTCTATGAAATATGTTCATGCTTGAGCATCtctggcatgacacaagaaactctaaAGTGGAAATTATTTCCCTTCTCTCTCACGGAGAAGGTGAAGCAATGGTATACTCAAGCCATAGAAAGTACGAATGGGGACTGAAattaacttaaagacaagttttaccttgcattcttccctatgtcTTGTATCGTCTCTCTACCAAGAGCAATCCTCGACTTTAAGCAGTAcgaggagtctataggtgcaaCCTGGGCCAGATTTTTAGTTTTAATACACTCCAGcctagacttgtctttacccgaCACGTGTTGCTGCGACTCTTGTTCAGGTATTGACATGGAAACTTGACCTATGCCTCGACATGACCGCTAGAGCTAGATTTACACACAAAACTATGATGGAACAAGTGAAATTCCTTGAAACCTTCATAAATAAACACACTTCTTCCATCATAAGAACCAAACCCCTCTAGACGAAAGTCGTGTCGAGCTTTGAGGAGTCCTCATCAGCTGAATCCAAACCTATAGCATCCTTAGATTCGACTCATGAGCACTCACCCGAACCACGAACACCAAAGG
This genomic interval carries:
- the LOC136514320 gene encoding reticulon-like protein B4 isoform X1 → MMSESEEHGSLLEKIIEKIHEYKHSSSSSSSDSDDDKKPKKSKKKKLFGRKHPLHHVLGGGKGADLVLWRNKQASGSILAGVTVIWLLFEGIGYHLLTFLCHALIVFLTVWFVWSNAASFVNRSPPKFPEVILSEVQCLKVAHIARKEINEAFYTLRNVASGKDLKTYLMVISLISTTSFFSDLIKMMLSFFIISFLFWQTIAVLWFISIVGSCFSFLTLSYTIFLMAYTLPMLYEKYEDQVDVVGEKALIEIKKQYKVIDAKLISKIPMLSEKKQH
- the LOC136514320 gene encoding reticulon-like protein B1 isoform X2, whose product is MMSESEEHGSLLEKIIEKIHEYKHSSSSSSSDSDDDKKPKKSKKKKLFGRKHPLHHVLGGGKGADLVLWRNKQASGSILAGVTVIWLLFEGIGYHLLTFLCHALIVFLTVWFVWSNAASFVNRSPPKFPEVILSEVQCLKVAHIARKEINEAFYTLRNVASGKDLKTYLMTIAVLWFISIVGSCFSFLTLSYTIFLMAYTLPMLYEKYEDQVDVVGEKALIEIKKQYKVIDAKLISKIPMLSEKKQH